One Ahaetulla prasina isolate Xishuangbanna chromosome 17, ASM2864084v1, whole genome shotgun sequence genomic window carries:
- the LOC131186674 gene encoding trichohyalin-like: MSYFLDSVCTIVRIFHKYARCQDGNLALNRREMKTLIQKEFAEVLENPCDPQTIELTFKLLDVNGDSLVDFNEYLIFVFQIATGCYRYLQPREYLVREESSRALREGEAGGSKRGSQQLQDGERRGDFVHERQGSDGTSMEEGRRGELMGRYLPIEPVEEVEEEEDSSFEGHEPELRDGDRRGRPSQERQERDPEQRWHEPEEWEDIEIPEPGKRRQRESALDEDSPRQSRQLVRRNDNDRREARGLLDRDEEDLYSPIVISRREDGRQRRGQETEHQEAQGRLFRHGSQARVDRADYDVERSRPSRERRERQDGRREPELHSEQRSRAFEPRVADERRDRIRHRSPVAEYEEHRPLSREGERRPQFHEADHREGERRRQGRSVFQSREDVDRAIQAEEEEVRRSERRRAEDEWSRPRPREASRRPEVEDLERREQERRRRRPYSSELENMDRPSRSHESEGREEVRRSQRPEDLERRRREFSRDETRATESIRRRPQSQEPELRDPKYDRSQSYEEARRDDQRRPRNYEVRSQERDAERRRRLQPRESPKREDNQERQRYDEHETWDSERDRRRPQLRYSEPREREMRRPQLVDSGVDEREQLQSREAVTRPTQSDRFSPSDSPGEYDRNGQQLYESRHTLQSEGRRQSYNRLSNAQRQIWAIDIAQRESEGQRRSNVEVRDVDQFRGVDRRESEHQRRTSIHDSDDENIDQRQTQTYEVSSREGEDQRRTSSHDSGTRQINQRRSPTYEVGPKDDQQPRRMPSHESVDQRWRSRTQTDLVEDGQKPSNPYEVDPRDGEQQRTVQSSDPNFRDTEVTQDNMGDSTRPREATSLSNQTADRELDLLRDQRPPESGEPQPSRKPGQSKAERSLVSPHEQHQATRESQNLSGPEQRGPQRRWLQRQTEAQEAGVDQVQPKVGSPASKRVLSQPSERQITEGQESWIQGYHPTPAPQAEGQSELSPAGEGDKTQEPAALNQQQVHREGEAPQPEMEEPKVEEDDGSGSWAQESQPPLEDDDQQAIMEKPSSSLVESKSCVICNPLYEYLLAQKKQEQP, translated from the exons ATGAGCTACTTTCTGGACAGTGTCTGCACCATCGTCAGAATCTTTCACAAGTATGCCCGATGTCAGGATGGCAACCTCGCTCTCAACCGGAGAGAAATGAAGACGCTTATCCAGAAAGAGTTTGCTGAAGTCTTGGAG AATCCTTGTGACCCTCAGACGATTGAGCTCACTTTCAAGCTGCTGGACGTCAATGGAGacagcttggtggacttcaacgagTACCTGATTTTCGTCTTCCAAATTGCCACGGGTTGTTACAGGTACCTGCAGCCCAGAGAGTATCTTGTTCGGGAGGAAAGTAGCAGAGCCCTACGCGAAGGAGAAGCAGGAGGATCCAAAAGAGGAAGTCAGCAGCTTCAGgatggggaaaggagaggagacttTGTCCATGAGAGACAAGGTTCAGATGGGACTTCCATGGAGGAAGGAAGACGGGGGGAGTTGATGGGACGCTACCTTCCCATTGAGCCTgtagaagaagtagaagaagaagaagatagcaGCTTTGAAGGACATGAACCCGAGTTGAGGGATGGTGATAGGAGAGGCCGTCCATCTCAGGAACGTCAGGAAAGAGACCCTGAACAACGATGGCATGAGCCTGAAGAGTGGGAAGATATCGAGATACCAGAACCCGGTAAACGGAGACAACGGGAATCAGCACTGGATGAAGACTCTCCCCGCCAGTCCCGACAACTTGTGAGAAGAAATGACAATGACAGACGTGAAGCTCGGGGTCTCCTGGACAGAGATGAAGAAGACCTCTATTCTCCAATAGTCATATCCAGGAGGGAAGATGGGAGGCAACGCCGGGGCCAAGAGACTGAACATCAGGAAGCTCAGGGAAGACTCTTCAGACATGGTTCTCAAGCCCGAGTGGATCGTGCAGATTACGATGTTGAAAGAAGTCGTCCGTCTCGTGAACGGCGAGAAAGgcaagatggaaggagggagccGGAATTGCATAGTGAGCAGAGGTCTCGCGCCTTTGAACCCCGTGTGGCTGATGAGCGCCGAGATCGTATTCGTCACCGTAGCCCAGTAGCGGAGTATGAGGAGCATCGCCCATTGTCCAGAGAAGGTGAGAGAAGACCACAGTTCCATGAAGCTGACCACAGAGAGGGTGAGAGGAGGAGACAAGGACGCTCTGTCTTTCAATCGAGAGAAGATGTCGATAGAGCAATCCAGGCCGAAGAGGAAGAAGTCAGAAGATCTGAAAGGAGACGAGCTGAAGATGAGTGGAGCAGACCACGACCACGTGAAGCTTCAAGAAGGCCAGAAGTGGAAGATCTGGAACGCAGGGaacaagagaggaggaggaggaggccctaTTCTTCTGAGCTCGAGAATATGGACAGACCTTCCCGATCTCATGAGTCTGAAGGCAGAGAAGAGGTCAGAAGATCCCAACGTCCTGAGGACCTAGAGCGGAGAAGGCGGGAGTTCAGCCGGGACGAAACCCGTGCAACAGAAAGCATAAGAAGGAGACCCCAATCCCAAGAACCTGAACTCAGGGACCCCAAGTATGATAGATCTCAAAGTTATGAAGAAGCAAGGAGAGATGACCAGAGGAGACCCCGTAACTACGAGGTTCGGTCCCAAGAAAGAGATGCTGAAAGGAGGAGAAGGCTCCAACCTCGTGAATCACCCAAGAGAGAAGACAACCAGGAGAGGCAAAGGTATGATGAACATGAAACCTGGGACAGTGAAAGAGACAGGAGAAGGCCTCAGTTACGTTACTCAGAACccagagagagggagatgagaaGGCCTCAGCTGGTTGACTCAGGAGTTGATGAAAGGGAACAACTCCAATCAAGAGAAGCAGTCACCAGACCAACACAATCAGATAGGTTTTCTCCATCTGATAGTCCAGGAGAGTATGACCGGAATGGACAACAGTTATACGAGTCCAGACATACTCTACAAAGTGAAGGGAGGAGACAAAGTTATAATAGACTAAGCAATGCCCAGAGACAAATTTGGGCAATCGATATTGCTCAAAGAGAAAGCGAAGGGCAAAGGAGAAGCAATGTTGAGGTTAGAGATGTTGACCAATTCCGTGGTGTTGACCGCAGAGAGAGTGAACACCAGAGAAGAACCTCGATACATGATTCTGATGATGAAAACATTGATCAGAGGCAGACCCAAACTTATGAGGTTAGCTCAAGAGAAGGTGAAGACCAAAGAAGAACTTCATCGCATGACTCTGGTACAAGACAGATCAACCAGAGGAGATCACCAACATATGAGGTTGGCCCTAAAGATGATCAACAACCAAGGAGAATGCCATCACATGAGTCTGTTGACCAGAGATGGAGGAGCCGCACACAAACTGACCTAGTAGAAGATGGTCAGAAGCCTTCCAACCCATATGAAGTTGACCCAAGGGATGGTGAGCAACAGAGGACAGTGCAGTCCTCTGACCCTAATTTCAGGGATACTGAAGTAACACAAGATAATATGGGGGACAGCACTCGGCCACGTGAAGCCACCTCTCTTTCCAACCAAACTGCTGACCGTGAACTTGATCTGCTGAGAGACCAAAGGCCACCAGAGTCTGGTGAACCTCAACCATCAAGGAAGCCGGGACAATCTAAGGCAGAACGAAGCCTGGTGAGTCCACATGAACAGCACCAGGCCACAAGAGAGAGCCAAAATTTATCTGGACCAGAACAGAGAGGTCCCCAAAGAAGGTGGCTGCAACGCCAAACTGAAGCCCAAGAAGCAGGAGTGGACCAAGTCCAACCAAAGGTAGGTTCACCTGCAAGCAAGAGAGTTCTCTCCCAACCAAGTGAACGACAGATCACCGAGGGCCAGGAAAGCTGGATCCAGGGGTACCATCCCACACCAGCCCCCCAAGCTGAAGGCCAGTCTGAATTATCTCCGGCTGGAGAGGGAGACAAAACTCAAGAACCTGCTGCCCTTAACCAGCAGCAAGTCCACCGTGAAGGAGAAGCTCCTCAACCTGAAATGGAGGAACCCAAAGTGGAGGAAGATGACGGAAGTGGCTCATGGGCCCAGGAATCTCAGCCCCCTTTGGAGGACGATGACCAACAAGCCATCATGGAGAAGCCGAGCAGTTCTCTTGTGGAAAGCAAATCGTGTGTAATTTGTAACCCGCTGTATGAATATCTGTTGGCCCAGAAGAAGCAGGAGCAACCCTAG